Sequence from the Acidimicrobiia bacterium genome:
TACTGGAAGATCCGCCGGGCCGCAGGAGCCGCCACCCTGCCGCCGGAGCCACCCTGGTCGACGACGACGGCGACCACCCACCTGGGATCGCTCAGCGGAGCAGCCCCCACGAACCAGGCGGTGTCCTTCGACTGCTCATCGTCCTCGACCGCCTGGAAGATCTCGGCGGTACCGGTCTTGCCCCCCACCTCCTGCAGGGCGGCGCACTCGGCGTCGGGCTCGTCGTCACAGAAGCCGGCGAACGCCGAACGGGCGGTCCCGAACTGGCTGTTGACCACGCCGTTGAGGTCGGCGCGCAGGCCGGCAACCGTCTCGTCGGCGAGGTCGATCTTGCGGGTCACCGACTTCGGGTTGGTGAAGATCACCTCGTTGGTGGCGTCGCGAACCGACTCGACCACCCGCGGCCGCCACAGTGTGCCGCCGTTCACCAGGGCCCCGTAAGCCACCGCCATCTGCAGAGGGGTCACGGTCAGTGCCCCCTGGCCGGTGGCGATGTTCATCAGATCGCCCCCCGACCATCCGCCCTCTTCCCGCACCACGCCGGTCTTGTTCTGCTGGTGGTACTGGAACCATTCGCGGTCCGGAACGAGGCCGGCCTGCTCGAAGGGCAGGTCGATGCCCGTCGTGCTCCCGAAGCCGAGCTTCTCCGCCCATCGCTGGAGGAGGTCCTCGTCCCAATCGAGCCCGCGCTGCTCCCAGATGGCGAGGGCGATCGACCAGTAGTAGAGGTTGCACGACTGGTGCAGCGACTCGCCGAGCGTGATCTCTCCATGCCCTCCCTCCTTCCAGTCGTTGAGGGGTGGGGTGGCGGGGAACAGCAGCTGTCCGTCACAGAAGAACAGGCTCGGATCCTGGGAGCGATCGAGGTCGGCGTGGTCCTCCTCGAGCGTGGGCGAGATCCCCTCCTCCAGGGCCAGGGCGTAGACGATGCTCTTGAAGGACGATCCCGGCGGGTACAGGCCCTGGATGGCGAAGTTGTTGAATGCCGCCTTCTCGGAGAGCGTGTCCCACTCCTTCTCGGTGAGCTGCCCATCGGAGAATGCGGTGGGATCGAACGAAGGCACCGATGCCATTGCCAGGACCGATCCGTCGGTGACGTCGAGCACGACTGCCGACGCCCGGAGAACCGGCTCGCCGTCCTGGCGGGCGAGGGCGATCGCCGACTCGAGCGTGCCCTCTACGAAGCGTTGCAGGGCCAGGTCGACGGTGGTGACCACGCTGCCCCCGGGCTGCGGTGGTACCTCATCCACCACTCCGAGGATCGCCCCCTTGGCGTTGACACGGTAGGTGAT
This genomic interval carries:
- the mrdA gene encoding penicillin-binding protein 2, translated to MKIGWRIATVGATIIAMFTLLLLRMWVLQVTDLTASLEVAESQQLRTVTIEAPRGDIFDRSGKEIMAGTVPTPRVVVDRRLVTTEQEPGLKQNLSAVLGIPVAEIDAEFEHQGSGARFLLGGEVSESTGVFVLENLERFPGVSIEWIPTRVYPLGESAAHIVGYIGAPGEEDLDRIDLSLGDRVGKFGVERSYDRLLRGTPGRITYRVNAKGAILGVVDEVPPQPGGSVVTTVDLALQRFVEGTLESAIALARQDGEPVLRASAVVLDVTDGSVLAMASVPSFDPTAFSDGQLTEKEWDTLSEKAAFNNFAIQGLYPPGSSFKSIVYALALEEGISPTLEEDHADLDRSQDPSLFFCDGQLLFPATPPLNDWKEGGHGEITLGESLHQSCNLYYWSIALAIWEQRGLDWDEDLLQRWAEKLGFGSTTGIDLPFEQAGLVPDREWFQYHQQNKTGVVREEGGWSGGDLMNIATGQGALTVTPLQMAVAYGALVNGGTLWRPRVVESVRDATNEVIFTNPKSVTRKIDLADETVAGLRADLNGVVNSQFGTARSAFAGFCDDEPDAECAALQEVGGKTGTAEIFQAVEDDEQSKDTAWFVGAAPLSDPRWVVAVVVDQGGSGGRVAAPAARRIFQYLMGEDPDPLRPGADTER